A stretch of the Photobacterium toruni genome encodes the following:
- a CDS encoding TIGR02647 family protein, whose translation MLYTPDIVDEMNLLVKFPMHSNMEGIKVHSDASPAIISAAQRLHAKGFVTEEDGGYLTYSGHQVVEKAKSALRILTGTAKE comes from the coding sequence ATGCTATACACTCCCGATATCGTTGATGAAATGAATCTACTGGTGAAATTCCCTATGCATAGCAATATGGAAGGCATTAAGGTTCACAGCGATGCAAGTCCTGCTATTATCTCTGCAGCACAACGTTTGCATGCGAAAGGATTTGTGACTGAAGAGGATGGAGGATATTTGACATATTCTGGCCATCAAGTGGTAGAAAAAGCGAAAAGTGCATTACGTATCCTCACTGGAACAGCTAAAGAATAA
- a CDS encoding YkgJ family cysteine cluster protein has protein sequence MECRLGCGACCIAPSISSPIPGMASGKPAGVRCVQLNDANLCKLFGNSERPAVCHNFKACSDICGNTNEQALIIITELEQITE, from the coding sequence ATGGAATGTCGTTTAGGTTGTGGTGCATGTTGTATCGCGCCAAGTATATCATCCCCTATTCCAGGAATGGCTAGCGGTAAACCTGCTGGGGTGCGCTGTGTTCAACTTAATGATGCTAATTTATGCAAATTATTTGGCAATTCTGAGCGCCCAGCGGTATGTCATAATTTTAAAGCTTGTTCTGATATTTGTGGTAATACCAATGAACAAGCCTTAATCATTATTACTGAACTAGAGCAGATAACCGAATAA
- a CDS encoding YcgN family cysteine cluster protein, whose product MTHFWQQKDLTTMTDQEWESLCDGCGKCCLHKLIDDDTDDIYYTNVACSLLDNKTCSCKDYANRFESGEECLKLTRERIEEFVWLPETCAYRLLAEGKPLPEWHPLITGSKEAMHAADESVRNKIVYEIDVIDWEDHILNHPNRISE is encoded by the coding sequence ATGACTCATTTTTGGCAACAGAAAGACTTAACGACAATGACAGATCAAGAGTGGGAATCACTTTGTGATGGCTGTGGCAAGTGTTGTCTACATAAGTTAATTGATGATGATACTGATGATATTTACTACACCAATGTCGCTTGTAGCTTACTTGATAACAAAACATGTTCATGCAAAGATTATGCTAACCGTTTTGAGTCAGGTGAAGAGTGTCTTAAATTAACACGTGAGCGTATTGAAGAATTTGTATGGTTACCTGAAACCTGCGCTTATCGCTTGCTTGCGGAAGGCAAACCTTTACCTGAGTGGCATCCATTGATCACGGGGTCTAAAGAAGCAATGCATGCCGCAGATGAATCGGTACGCAATAAAATTGTGTATGAAATTGATGTTATTGATTGGGAAGATCACATCCTAAATCACCCTAATCGTATTAGTGAATAA
- the dusC gene encoding tRNA dihydrouridine(16) synthase DusC, whose translation MRVILGPMEGVLDHLMREMLTEINDYDLCVTEFVRIIDSLQPNSVFYRLCPELHQGGKTRSGTPVRVQLLGQDPHWMAENAHRACHLGSAGIDINFGCPAKAVNKSRGGAVLLKEPELIYQIVKATRAAVNPTKPVTAKVRLGWDDPQQCFEIADAIAQAGADEMVIHARTKDDGYKADTIKWDYIRQLRQHVTLPIIANGEVWSYADGQACLAATNTDALMVCRGALNLPNLGNVVKYNQAPMTWEQVLALLLTYSQFEIKGDKGLYYPNRVKQWFAYLRHQYPQAKLLFTDIRCLNKAAPIIERLELAQQQL comes from the coding sequence ATGCGAGTTATTTTAGGCCCGATGGAAGGCGTATTAGATCATCTAATGCGTGAGATGCTAACCGAGATTAATGACTATGATCTTTGCGTAACTGAATTTGTACGTATCATTGATAGCCTACAACCCAATAGTGTTTTCTATCGTTTATGTCCTGAATTACATCAAGGCGGTAAAACACGCTCTGGCACGCCGGTTCGCGTCCAACTATTAGGTCAAGATCCACATTGGATGGCAGAAAATGCTCATCGTGCGTGTCACTTAGGTTCAGCAGGCATCGATATTAATTTTGGTTGTCCAGCTAAAGCGGTAAATAAGAGCCGTGGTGGCGCGGTATTACTAAAAGAGCCCGAGTTAATCTATCAAATAGTGAAAGCAACCCGTGCTGCCGTTAATCCAACTAAACCAGTAACGGCAAAAGTACGTTTAGGCTGGGATGATCCACAACAATGCTTTGAGATCGCCGATGCAATTGCACAAGCTGGCGCTGATGAAATGGTTATTCATGCTCGAACTAAAGATGATGGTTATAAAGCAGATACCATTAAATGGGATTATATTCGTCAACTTCGTCAGCATGTTACCTTACCGATAATTGCCAATGGTGAAGTATGGAGCTATGCTGATGGTCAAGCATGTTTAGCGGCAACCAACACTGATGCGTTAATGGTTTGCCGTGGCGCATTAAACTTACCTAACTTAGGTAATGTGGTTAAATATAATCAAGCGCCTATGACATGGGAGCAAGTATTAGCCCTATTATTAACTTACTCTCAATTTGAAATTAAAGGCGATAAAGGCTTATATTATCCTAACCGTGTCAAACAATGGTTTGCTTATTTACGTCATCAATATCCACAAGCAAAGTTATTATTTACCGATATTCGTTGTCTCAATAAAGCAGCGCCAATTATTGAACGCTTAGAACTCGCTCAACAGCAATTGTAA
- a CDS encoding NAD-dependent epimerase/dehydratase family protein, which yields MSPYSLNAIIAGASGLIGTELLHQLLDHPHFNYIYSLARRPLPFHSKKLHQIIDSQLRIIAWENEQPVPEYGFICLGTTKKIAGTKQALEAIDVDLVKSVAITMKNLGVKHLIVVSSLGASSYSPAHYLRCKGNMEQALTALAFEHCIFVRPGPLKGERNHPRKDEIALQRIFETIHPLMVGPLQHFTPIPAEDVATSMVKIAIACDKHDLPPITVISGHHLRSK from the coding sequence ATGTCACCCTATTCGTTAAATGCGATTATAGCTGGGGCTAGCGGCTTAATCGGTACTGAGCTATTACATCAATTACTCGATCACCCGCACTTTAATTATATCTACAGCTTGGCTCGTCGCCCACTGCCTTTTCACAGTAAGAAATTACACCAAATTATAGACAGCCAATTACGTATTATCGCTTGGGAAAATGAACAACCAGTACCTGAATATGGCTTTATTTGTTTAGGTACAACCAAAAAAATAGCAGGGACTAAACAAGCACTTGAAGCGATTGATGTTGATTTAGTCAAAAGTGTTGCTATTACTATGAAAAATTTAGGAGTGAAGCATCTTATCGTCGTCTCCAGCTTAGGAGCCTCGAGCTACTCACCCGCTCATTATTTACGCTGCAAAGGTAACATGGAACAAGCATTAACAGCATTGGCGTTTGAACACTGTATTTTTGTTCGCCCAGGCCCCCTTAAAGGTGAACGTAATCACCCCCGTAAAGATGAAATAGCCCTTCAACGTATTTTTGAAACAATTCACCCTCTAATGGTTGGTCCACTGCAACACTTCACACCTATTCCAGCAGAAGATGTTGCAACAAGTATGGTAAAAATAGCCATTGCATGTGATAAGCATGACTTACCACCAATCACCGTAATTTCAGGTCATCATCTGCGGTCAAAGTAA
- a CDS encoding SEC-C metal-binding domain-containing protein gives MNTLMTLPSHWQGMSAAFIEGALFAANANPKPMEPEIWLPALINGGGDDAAVVMVDDADKMLILNHFEMQYRRVKAGEYQLPESLVWQQDGSNQNALREFAQGFLAVWVFIEPNWEQQTVSDGTMRMLSALLTTLMLLVDETETLALMEQAGMTGVPVSSELYAQLPLMLTEVMMAADQLQIGSGAQAINPFKGIGRNDPCPCESGKKFKQCCGKTL, from the coding sequence ATGAATACATTAATGACGTTACCATCACATTGGCAAGGCATGTCAGCGGCTTTTATTGAAGGCGCTTTATTTGCAGCGAATGCAAATCCAAAGCCAATGGAACCTGAAATATGGTTGCCCGCTCTAATTAATGGCGGCGGTGATGATGCTGCGGTTGTTATGGTTGATGATGCTGACAAGATGCTAATTCTTAACCATTTTGAAATGCAATATCGTAGGGTTAAGGCGGGAGAATACCAATTACCAGAGAGCTTGGTTTGGCAGCAAGATGGTAGTAACCAAAATGCGTTACGTGAGTTTGCACAAGGATTTTTAGCTGTATGGGTATTTATTGAGCCTAACTGGGAACAGCAAACTGTATCAGATGGCACTATGCGAATGTTGTCTGCGCTATTAACTACCTTAATGTTGCTGGTGGATGAAACTGAAACATTAGCATTAATGGAACAAGCGGGTATGACAGGGGTTCCTGTATCAAGTGAGTTATATGCTCAATTACCATTAATGTTAACAGAAGTGATGATGGCTGCTGACCAATTGCAAATCGGTTCAGGTGCACAGGCGATTAACCCCTTTAAAGGGATTGGACGTAACGACCCATGTCCTTGTGAAAGTGGTAAGAAATTTAAGCAATGCTGTGGTAAGACACTATAA
- the dsbB gene encoding disulfide bond formation protein DsbB, translating to MQVLNSFSKTRLAWLLLLLSIIFFESSALFFEHIMNLAPCVMCVYERVAMMGIGIAALIGLLAPKNGVLRWLGLAGWGYSAYRGVELAYQHVGFQFSPSPFATCDLFVQFPSWAPLNHWVPWMFEAYGDCAKVVWTFLDLSMPQWLVIIFAANLIVWAVMVIAQFFGNKR from the coding sequence ATGCAAGTGCTTAATTCTTTTTCAAAAACACGTTTAGCTTGGTTGTTACTGCTACTATCCATTATTTTCTTTGAAAGTTCCGCGCTATTTTTCGAACATATTATGAACCTTGCACCATGTGTTATGTGTGTTTATGAACGTGTTGCGATGATGGGCATCGGGATTGCTGCATTAATTGGCTTACTTGCGCCTAAAAATGGTGTATTGCGTTGGTTAGGGTTAGCGGGCTGGGGCTATAGTGCTTATCGCGGCGTAGAATTAGCTTATCAACATGTAGGATTTCAATTTAGTCCATCGCCATTTGCTACTTGTGATTTATTCGTTCAATTTCCATCATGGGCGCCCCTTAATCATTGGGTTCCGTGGATGTTTGAAGCCTATGGTGATTGTGCCAAAGTGGTATGGACCTTCCTTGATCTTTCAATGCCACAATGGTTAGTGATCATTTTTGCTGCCAATCTTATTGTGTGGGCTGTAATGGTTATTGCACAATTTTTTGGTAATAAACGCTAA
- the nhaB gene encoding Na(+)/H(+) antiporter NhaB, with the protein MAISLGNAFVKNFLGKAPDWYKIAIISFLIINPLVFFLVNPFVAGWLLVVEFIFTLAMALKCYPLQPGGLLAIEAVAIGMTSAEQVKHELVANIEVLLLLVFMVAGIYFMKQLLLFIFTKILISIKSKILLSLAFCIMAAFLSAFLDALTVIAVVISVTVGFYSIYHKVASGQDSTANHDHTDDDHVQELSRDDLENYRAFLRSLLMHAGVGTALGGVMTMVGEPQNLIIADQAGWQFGEFIIRMSPVSIPVLICGLCTCVLIEKFKICGYGAKLPENVRTILVDLDNEERKRRTNLDYAKFIVQGIIAVWLIVGLAMHLAAVGLIGLTVIIFATAFTGITEEHALGKAFEEALPFTALLAVFFSVVAVIIDQQLFTPIISWVLTLEGSSQLTMFYVANGLLSMVSDNVFVGTVYINEVKTALLHGVIDRNQFDMLAVAINTGTNLPSVATPNGQAAFLFVLTSALAPLIRLSYGRMVYMALPYTIVLTFVGLAGIELLLVPMTDWFYSMNWLTQGTMDAATLVPAIGH; encoded by the coding sequence ATGGCTATATCGCTAGGGAATGCCTTCGTAAAAAATTTTTTAGGTAAGGCACCTGACTGGTACAAGATTGCAATTATTTCTTTTCTTATCATTAACCCACTGGTTTTCTTTCTCGTTAACCCTTTTGTCGCTGGTTGGTTACTGGTCGTAGAATTTATTTTCACCCTTGCAATGGCACTAAAATGTTACCCACTTCAGCCTGGTGGTTTACTTGCCATTGAAGCTGTCGCTATTGGCATGACCAGTGCAGAACAAGTAAAACACGAGCTTGTAGCAAATATTGAAGTATTATTACTGCTCGTATTTATGGTTGCTGGTATCTACTTTATGAAGCAACTGCTGCTATTTATTTTTACGAAAATATTAATAAGCATTAAATCGAAAATTTTACTTTCGTTGGCTTTTTGTATCATGGCAGCTTTTTTATCTGCGTTTCTTGATGCGCTAACTGTTATAGCCGTGGTTATTAGCGTAACTGTTGGCTTCTACAGTATTTATCATAAAGTCGCTTCAGGACAAGATTCTACCGCTAATCACGACCATACTGATGATGATCACGTTCAAGAACTTAGTCGTGATGATCTAGAAAACTACCGAGCATTTCTACGCAGCTTATTAATGCATGCTGGTGTAGGTACAGCATTAGGTGGCGTAATGACGATGGTTGGTGAACCACAAAACCTCATCATTGCCGATCAAGCAGGGTGGCAATTCGGTGAATTTATTATTCGTATGTCTCCGGTATCAATTCCTGTTTTAATTTGTGGCCTGTGTACTTGTGTATTAATTGAGAAATTCAAAATCTGTGGTTACGGTGCGAAATTACCTGAAAATGTTCGTACCATTTTGGTTGATTTAGATAACGAAGAACGCAAACGTCGTACTAACCTTGATTACGCTAAATTTATCGTACAAGGCATTATTGCCGTTTGGCTGATTGTTGGTTTAGCAATGCACTTAGCTGCGGTTGGATTAATTGGTTTAACCGTTATTATTTTTGCAACTGCATTTACAGGTATAACTGAAGAGCATGCATTAGGAAAAGCATTTGAAGAAGCTTTACCTTTTACCGCATTATTAGCCGTATTTTTCTCAGTCGTTGCCGTTATTATTGATCAACAATTATTTACACCGATTATCAGCTGGGTATTAACACTTGAAGGTAGTTCACAATTAACCATGTTCTATGTAGCTAATGGTTTATTGTCGATGGTATCGGATAATGTTTTTGTTGGAACGGTATACATTAATGAAGTAAAAACTGCACTACTACATGGTGTCATCGATCGTAATCAATTCGATATGTTAGCCGTTGCTATCAATACAGGTACTAATTTACCATCAGTTGCGACACCTAACGGTCAAGCTGCCTTCTTATTTGTATTAACGTCTGCCCTTGCACCACTGATTCGTCTTTCTTACGGACGTATGGTGTACATGGCTTTACCTTATACTATTGTATTAACCTTTGTTGGTTTAGCGGGTATTGAACTATTGTTAGTGCCAATGACAGATTGGTTCTATAGCATGAATTGGTTAACTCAAGGCACGATGGATGCAGCAACATTAGTCCCTGCAATTGGTCATTAA
- the fadR gene encoding fatty acid metabolism transcriptional regulator FadR: MVIKADSPATFAEKYIIESIWNNHFPQGSILPAERELSELIGVTRTTLREVLQRLARDGWLTIKHGKPTRVNNYMETSGLSILDTLITLDGQDVQRVLADLLAARTDISSVFMRYAVKGNPENSSELIQHVIESCQRLLASESFAEFIENSDDRLDLLQEVKKIVDKYGKNDPQLCEEICRARAFNYYDYRLFQGMAGKSGNTLYVLTINGLRKIYTRVGGYYFMNPEACQLALDFYGDLQGYCDNHQPELVADRIKKYGRESGAIWYTHRVKISKYLYEEEQ, translated from the coding sequence ATGGTTATTAAGGCTGATAGCCCAGCGACGTTTGCTGAGAAATACATTATTGAAAGTATCTGGAATAATCATTTTCCTCAGGGCTCTATTCTTCCTGCGGAACGTGAACTTTCAGAGCTAATTGGCGTGACAAGAACAACGTTACGTGAAGTCTTACAGCGTTTGGCTCGAGATGGCTGGCTAACGATTAAACATGGTAAACCTACTCGTGTAAATAATTACATGGAGACGTCTGGTTTAAGCATTTTAGATACGTTAATTACATTAGATGGACAGGATGTTCAACGAGTATTGGCTGATTTATTGGCTGCTCGAACGGATATCAGTAGTGTTTTTATGCGCTATGCTGTCAAAGGCAATCCAGAAAACTCAAGCGAGTTAATTCAACATGTTATTGAATCATGTCAACGATTATTAGCTTCCGAGAGTTTTGCTGAGTTTATTGAAAATAGTGATGATCGATTAGATTTACTGCAAGAAGTAAAAAAAATCGTAGATAAATACGGTAAAAATGATCCTCAGTTATGTGAGGAAATTTGTCGTGCACGCGCTTTTAATTATTATGATTACCGTTTATTTCAAGGAATGGCAGGAAAATCAGGTAATACGCTTTATGTGCTGACAATTAATGGATTACGTAAAATTTATACCCGCGTTGGTGGTTATTACTTTATGAACCCAGAAGCATGTCAATTAGCTCTTGATTTCTATGGTGATTTACAAGGATATTGTGATAATCATCAACCAGAGTTAGTGGCTGATCGTATAAAAAAATATGGCCGAGAAAGTGGCGCTATTTGGTATACCCATCGCGTTAAGATTTCTAAATATTTGTACGAAGAAGAACAGTAA
- a CDS encoding SpoVR family protein, with product MAIMTTTKPLSDGPDWTFDLLEQYHVEIKRVAAHYRLDTYPNQIEVITAEQMMDAYSSIGMPINYHHWSFGKRFIETERGYKHGQMGLAYEIVINSDPCISYLMEENTITMQALVMAHACYGHNSFFKGNYLFKTWTDASSIIDYLLFARKYITECEEKYGVDDVEKLLDSCHALMNYGVDRYKRPQKISLVEETARQKAREDYLQSQVNSLWRTIPQHQTKETAIEEERFPTDPQENILYFFEKHAPLLEPWQRELVRIVRKVSQYFYPQKQTQVMNEGWATFWHYSILNHLYDEGLVTDRFIMEFLHSHTNVVAQPEYNSPYYNGINPYALGFAMFQDIRRICEHPTDEDKYWFPDIAGSNWLDTLHFAMENFKDESFISQFLSPKLMRDFKLFAVNDDDRHNYVEVSAIHNEEGYRAIREKLSSQYNLSNNEPNLQIWNVDLRGDRSLTLRYIPHNRIPLAESHTEVIKHLHRLWGFKVTLEEELPDGRGKIIATCPASTQYNTDI from the coding sequence ATGGCAATAATGACAACAACAAAACCACTCAGTGATGGACCAGATTGGACTTTTGATTTGCTTGAACAATATCACGTTGAAATCAAACGTGTGGCTGCACACTATCGTCTTGATACTTACCCAAATCAAATTGAAGTTATCACTGCTGAACAAATGATGGATGCCTATTCCAGTATCGGTATGCCGATCAACTACCACCACTGGTCATTTGGTAAACGCTTTATTGAAACAGAGCGAGGTTACAAACATGGCCAAATGGGATTGGCTTATGAAATTGTTATTAACTCCGATCCTTGTATCTCTTATTTAATGGAAGAAAATACCATAACCATGCAAGCCTTAGTAATGGCACATGCCTGTTATGGTCACAACTCATTCTTTAAAGGTAATTACCTCTTTAAAACATGGACTGATGCCAGTTCAATTATTGATTATCTTTTATTTGCCCGTAAATATATTACTGAGTGTGAAGAAAAATATGGCGTTGATGACGTAGAAAAGCTACTCGACTCCTGTCATGCGTTAATGAATTATGGTGTTGACCGCTATAAACGTCCTCAAAAAATCTCTTTAGTCGAAGAGACGGCACGCCAAAAAGCACGTGAAGATTACCTGCAATCTCAAGTGAATTCTCTATGGCGAACCATTCCCCAACATCAGACAAAAGAAACAGCTATTGAAGAGGAACGTTTTCCTACAGATCCGCAAGAAAATATTCTTTATTTCTTTGAAAAACATGCCCCTTTACTTGAACCATGGCAACGCGAATTAGTGCGCATAGTACGTAAGGTTAGCCAATATTTTTACCCACAAAAACAGACTCAGGTCATGAATGAAGGCTGGGCAACTTTTTGGCATTATTCGATTTTAAATCACCTGTATGATGAGGGATTAGTTACTGATCGCTTCATTATGGAGTTTCTACATAGTCATACTAATGTAGTTGCACAACCTGAATATAATAGCCCGTATTACAATGGCATTAACCCTTACGCATTAGGGTTTGCAATGTTCCAAGATATTCGCCGAATTTGTGAGCACCCAACTGATGAAGATAAATATTGGTTCCCAGATATCGCAGGTTCAAACTGGTTAGATACTTTGCATTTTGCAATGGAAAATTTTAAAGATGAGAGTTTTATTAGTCAGTTTTTATCACCGAAATTAATGCGTGATTTTAAATTGTTTGCGGTCAATGATGATGATCGTCATAACTATGTAGAGGTTAGCGCAATCCATAACGAAGAAGGCTATCGCGCTATTCGAGAGAAATTATCATCACAATATAATCTCAGTAATAATGAGCCTAATTTACAAATATGGAATGTCGATTTACGTGGCGATCGCTCACTGACATTACGTTATATTCCTCATAACCGTATTCCTCTCGCAGAGAGCCATACTGAAGTTATTAAACATTTACATCGATTATGGGGCTTTAAAGTTACCCTTGAAGAAGAATTACCTGATGGCCGAGGCAAGATTATTGCTACCTGTCCTGCCAGCACTCAATACAATACTGATATTTAA
- a CDS encoding YeaH/YhbH family protein, whose product MAHFIDRRLNGKNKSTVNRQRFLRRHKQRIKESIADAVNKRSITDVDSGEDITIPSRDISEPIFHQGKGGQREVVHPGNDQFSPGDRIERPPGGGGQGGAGEGQASPDGDGQDDFVFQISKDEYLDLLFEDLELPNLEKNAINQLVEWKTFRAGYKSQGVPSNIAIVKSLQNSLARRTAMTAGKRRKVRELEQALELLFTTEPAQPFEEERIKQEIDDLRKKINRTPFIDTFDLRYKNYERRPQPSSQAVMFCLMDVSGSMDQATKDIAKRFYILLYLFLNRTYKNVEVVFIRHHTQAKEVDEHEFFYSQETGGTIVSSALKMMHDIVKQRYRPEEWNIYAAQASDGDNWADDSPGCRELLDKHILPVTRYYSYIEITRRAHQTLWREYEALHSSHENFAMQNIKTVEDIFPVFRELFKKQVS is encoded by the coding sequence ATGGCACATTTTATTGATCGAAGGCTCAATGGTAAAAATAAGAGCACCGTCAATCGCCAACGTTTTTTACGTCGTCATAAACAGCGAATCAAAGAGTCTATTGCTGATGCAGTAAATAAACGTTCGATTACTGATGTCGATAGTGGTGAGGATATAACCATCCCCTCTCGCGACATTAGCGAACCAATATTTCATCAAGGAAAAGGGGGGCAACGGGAGGTTGTCCACCCAGGTAATGATCAATTTAGTCCTGGCGATCGCATTGAACGTCCACCGGGTGGTGGCGGTCAAGGCGGTGCAGGAGAAGGCCAAGCAAGCCCTGATGGTGATGGCCAAGATGATTTTGTCTTCCAAATTTCAAAAGATGAATACCTTGATTTGTTATTTGAAGATTTAGAATTACCTAACTTAGAAAAAAATGCGATTAATCAACTTGTAGAATGGAAAACGTTTCGTGCTGGGTATAAATCACAAGGTGTACCATCAAATATAGCTATCGTAAAATCATTACAAAACTCACTCGCAAGACGAACAGCAATGACTGCGGGTAAACGCCGTAAAGTACGAGAATTAGAGCAAGCACTAGAGCTATTATTCACCACTGAACCGGCTCAACCATTTGAAGAAGAACGCATCAAACAAGAAATTGATGATCTACGGAAAAAGATTAACCGTACACCATTTATTGATACCTTTGATTTACGCTATAAGAACTATGAACGTCGCCCACAACCATCGAGCCAAGCGGTTATGTTTTGCTTAATGGACGTATCCGGCTCTATGGATCAAGCAACAAAAGACATCGCTAAGCGGTTTTATATATTGCTGTATTTATTTTTAAACCGCACTTATAAAAATGTTGAGGTGGTATTTATTCGCCACCACACTCAAGCAAAAGAAGTCGATGAGCATGAGTTTTTCTACTCTCAAGAAACCGGTGGCACAATAGTTTCAAGTGCATTGAAAATGATGCATGACATTGTTAAGCAACGCTATCGTCCTGAAGAGTGGAATATTTATGCGGCACAAGCATCGGATGGTGATAATTGGGCTGATGACTCCCCGGGCTGTCGTGAATTGCTTGATAAACATATACTTCCAGTAACACGTTATTACTCATACATAGAAATCACTCGTCGAGCACACCAAACATTATGGCGAGAGTATGAAGCGTTACATAGCAGTCATGAAAATTTTGCGATGCAAAATATTAAAACTGTTGAAGATATCTTCCCCGTGTTTAGGGAATTATTTAAAAAACAAGTCAGTTAA